GGTTCGGCAGCGCCATGATGCGCACGCTCGCGACGCCGCAGCTCATGCTGGAGCGCGGAGAGGGCTGCCGGGTGTGGGACGTCGACGGCAACGAGTACCTCGACTTCCTCGCGGGGATCGCGGTGAACTCGCTCGGGCACGCGCACCCCGCGCTGGTGGAGGCGGTGAGCCGCCAGGTCGGCACGCTCGCCCACGTCTCGAACTACTTCTCGACCCGGCCGCAGCTGGAGCTCGCCGAGCGCCTCCGGCAGATCACGGGTGCGGGGGAGCAGGGCCGGGTGCTGTTCGGCAACTCCGGCGCCGAGGCCAACGAGGCGGCCTTCAAGCTGGCCCGCCTCAACCGCGGTCGCAGCGGCAGGCGCACCCGCGTGCTCGCCCTGCACAACGCCTTCCACGGCCGCACTATGGGCTCCCTCGCGCTCACCGGCAAGCCGCCGATGCGCGAGGCGTTCGAGCCGCTCCCCGGCGGCGTCGAGCACATCGACTCCACCATCGAGGCGCTGGAGGCGGCGATCGACGACCGCGTCGCCGCCCTGTTCGTCGAGCCGATCAAGGGCGAGGCGGGCGTGCTGGAGCTGCCGGACGGCTTCCTGCAGCGGGCGCGCGAGCTCACCGAGCAGCACGGCGCGCTGCTCATCCTCGACGAGATCCAGACCGGCGTCGGGCGCACGGGCCGCTGGTTCGCGTATCAGCACGCCGGCATCCTCCCGGACGCGGTCACCGTCGCGAAGGGCATCGCCGGCGGCGTGCCGATCGGCGCGCTCGTCACCTTCGGCCGCGCCTCCGAGCTGTTCACGCAGGGCCAGCACGGGTCGACCTTCGGCGGCAACCCGCTGGCGACCGCCGCGGGCAACGCCGTGCTCGCCGAGATCGAGGGCGCCGACCTGGTCGGCAACGCGGCACGCCGCGGCGAGGAGCTGCGCGCGATCATCCGCTCGTTCGACCACCCGCTGATCGGCGACGTCCGCGGCGCCGGCCTGCTGATCGGCATCGGCCTCACCGACGGCGAGGCGCACCGGCTCTCCGCGGCGGCGCTCGCGCAGGGGCTGATCATCAACGCCCCCAACGAGTCGAGCATCCGCCTCGCGCCGCCGCTGATCGTGGGCGACGCCGAGCTGGCGGAGTTCCGCGAGAAGTTCGGCCGCGCGCTCGCCGCCCTCTGACCCTCCACCCCACACACGAAAGACTGCGATGACCAGGCACTTCCTCCGCGACGACGATCTCAGCCCCGCCGAGCAGGCGGAGGTGCTGCAGCTCGCCGCCGCGCTCAAGCGCGACCGCTTCTCGGCGAAGCCCCTCGCCGGCCCGCAGACCGTGGCGGTGATCTTCGACAAGACCTCGACCCGCACGCGCGTCTCGTTCGCGGTCGGCATCGCCGACCTCGGCGGCTCGCCGCTGATCATCCAGAGCGGCGAGAGCCAGCTGGGCGGCAAGGAGTCGCTGGCCGACACCGCGCGCGTGCTGGAGCGCATGGTCTCCGCGATCGTGTGGCGCACCTACGCGCAGGCGGGCCTGGAGGAGATGGCGGCGGGCACCCGCGTCCCCGTGATCAACGCGCTGTCCGACGACTTCCACCCCTGCCAGATCCTTGCCGACCTGCAGACCGTGCAGGAGCACAAGGGCGAGCTGGCCGGGCTGACCATGAGCTACTTCGGCGACGGCGCGAACAACATGGCGCACTCGTACCTGCTCGGTGGTGCCACCGCGGGCATGCACGTGCGCGTCGCCGCGCCGGCCGGCTACCTGCCCGACCCGGCGATCGTGGCGGACGCGGAGGCGATCGCAGCGCGCACCGGCGGCTCGGTGTTCGTGACCACGGACGCGGGGGAGGCCGCCGACGGCGCCGACGTCATGGTCACCGACACCTGGGTGTCGATGGGCAAGGAGGACGAGAAGGCCGAGCGCCTCTCCGTCTTCGGCGACTACGCGGTGGACGCAGCGCTCATGGCGCGCGCGGACGCCGACGCGATCTTCCTGCACTGCCTGCCCGCCTATCGCGGCTACGAGGTGAGCGCCGACGTGATCGACGGCCCGCAGTCGGTGATCTGGGACGAGGCGGAGAACCGCCTCCACGCGCAGAAGGCGCTGCTGGCCTGGCTGCTTTCGAAGAACGAGGAGGCGGCGGCGTGACCGACGAGACCACCGAGAACGGCGCCGGCGAGAACGGCGCCGGCGGCGGCAAGACCGGCGAGGGCTCGCTCTGGGGCGCGCGCTTCGCGGGCGGCCCCTCGCCCGAGCTGGCCGCGCTGAGCAAGTCGACGCACTTCGACTGGGCGCTCGCGCCGTACGACATCGCCGGGTCCCGTGCCCACGCCAAGGCGCTGGCGGCGGCGGGCTACCTCACCGACGACGAGCTGGCGGGGATGCTGGAGGCGCTCGACCGCCTCGACGCCGACGTCGCGTCCGGCGCGTTCGTCGCCGCGGAGACCGACGAGGACGTGCACGGCGCCCTGGAGCGCGGCCTGATCGAGCGCGCCGGCGCGGACCTCGGCGGCAAGCTGCGCGCGGGCCGCAGCCGCAACGACCAGATCGCGACGCTCATCCGGCTGTACCTCCGCGACCATGCGGGCGTCATCGCCGAGCGGCTGATCGCGCTGGTCGACGCCATCGCGTCGCAGGCCGACGCGCACCCGGCGGCCATCCTGCCGGGCCGCACGCACCTCCAGCACGCCCAGCCGGTGCTGCTCGCGCACCACCTGCTCGCGCACTGCTGGCCGCTCGTGCGCGACCTGGAGCGGCTCGCCGACTGGGACCGCCGGGCGAACGTGTCGCCGTACGGCGCCGGCGCGCTCGCCGGCTCCACCCTCGGCCTCGACCCGGCGCTGGTCGCCCGCGAGCTGGGCTTCGCGCACAGCTCGGAGAACTCGATCGACGGCACCGCCGCGCGCGACGTCGTGGCCGAGTTCGCCTTCATCGCCGCGCAGATCGGCATCGATGTCTCGCGGTTCGCCGAGGAGGTCATCCTCTGGAACACCCGCGAGTTCGGCTTCGTCACGCTCGACGACGCGTACTCCACCGGCTCGTCGATCATGCCGCAGAAGAAGAACCCCGACATCGCGGAGCTCGCGCGCGGCAAGGCCGGGCGGCTGATCGGCAACCTGACCGGCCTCCTGACCACGCTGAAGGGCCTCCCGCTCGCGTACAACCGCGACCTGCAGGAGGACAAGGAGCCGGTGTTCGACTCGGTCACGACGCTCGAGGTCGTGCTGCCCGCGTTCGCCGGGATGGTCGCCACCATGCGCTTCCACACCGAGCGGATGGCCGAGCTCGCGCCGCAGGGCTTCTCGCTCGCCACCGACGTGGCCGAGTGGCTGGTCAAGCAGCACGTGCCGTTCCGCGTCGCCCACGAGCTGACCGGCAGCCTGGTCCGCGTCGCGGAGGAAAACGGGCTGGAGCTGCACGAGGTGAGCGACGAGCAGCTCGCGGCCATCTCTCCGGTGCTGACCCCGGAGGTGCGCTCGGTGCTGACCGTGGAGGGCTCCGTCGCCAGCCGCGCCGGCGTCGGCGGGACCGCTCCGGAGCGGGTCGCCGAGCAGCTCGCCGCACTGACCGAGCGGGTGCGGGCCGTGACCGGCGCGCTCACCGCCACGAGAAGGGATCTCGTCTGATGGCCCGTCCGGATCGTCGTGCCCCCAAGTACCCGTGGATCATCCCGGCCGTGGTCGGCCTGGCGGTGGCGGTCATCGTGATCGGCCTCATCGTCACGGTCGCCGTCGGCGGCCGGATCTTCTGACGGGCCCGCTGCCGACGTGACGCTGTACCGCCCCGACCGCGACGCCTTCCTCGCCTCCTCGATCGAGGTCGCCCCCCGCCTGCTCGGCGCGGTGCTGCGGCACACGACCGACGAGGGCACGGTCGGGCTGCGCATCACCGAGGTGGAGGCGTACATCGGCGACGGCGCCGACCCCGGTTCGCACGCCTTCCGCGGCCGCACCCGGCGCAACGCCGTGATGTACGGGCCGCCCGGGTACCTGTACGCCTACTTCACCTACGGCATGCACGTGTGCGCGAACATCGTGTGCTCACCCGAGGGCGAGGCGTCGGCCGTGCTGCTGCGCGCAGCGGAGGTCGTGGAGGGGGAGGAGCTGGCCGCCCTGCGCCGCTCCGGCCGCACGGGCCGCACGGTCCCGCACCGCGACCTGGGACGCGGCCCGGCCCGCCTGGTCGTCGCGGCCGGCATCACGCTCGCCGACGACGGCGCCGACCTGTTCGGCGACCGCTTCGCGCTGTCGCTGCCGACGGAGCAGGCGGTCTACGAGACCGGCCCGCGCACGGGCGTGTCGGGAGCGGGAGGCGGCACGGCTTTCCCCTGGCGGTTCTGGCTCCCCGGCGACCCCAGCGTGTCGCCGTACAAGCGCCACCCGAAGTCGCACGACTGACCAGGGGTCAGGAGGCCGCGAAGCGGAACAGGCCCGCGCACACGCACGCCCAGACGATGCTGGCGAGCGTGCCGATGATGAACCGCTCGCGCGCCTCCGCCGCGTCGAGCTCGGTGAACCGGCCGACGCCCTTGATCGCGATGATCACGCCCAGCGCCTCCGGGAACCCCGCCATGATCGCGCCCGTGGTGGCGAAGCGCTCCAGGACGCCGATCGTCGCTCCGCCGCGCAGCACCTCCCGCGTCGCCTCGGCGCCCGTGGTGCGGTCGTGCACCACGAGGCCCTCATTGCCGGGGACCGAGACGGTGCGCGTGGCCAGCGCCAGCACGACCTGCGCGGCCGGCCCTCCGCCCGCCACGCTCAGTGCGAGCGCCACGATGCCGATCAGCACCCGGAAGACGAGCGGGGCCTCCTGCTGCGGCAGCGCCACCACCACGATCGCCAGCGCGAGCAGGCCCGCCGACGTGTAGACGAGCGGGCGGCGCGGCGTGCGCAGCGTCGCGATCATGCAGCACAGGGAGGCGATGGCGAGGATCAGCGTGAGGGCCCACAGCGCGTGCGGCAGGAGGGCGTTCCAGAAGGCGGCCGGTGGCAGCGCGGTCATTCGTCCTCCGATCCTGCGGCCGTCGCCCGCTCCTGGGCGGCATCCGCGTCCGCCAACAGCCTAGCCAGCGCCGGCAGCGCGGCCAGCTCGACACGGAGCCCCGCCGCGCGGGCGCGGTCGCTCGCCGACTGCGGGGTGATGCCGAGCCTGGACCCGGCCTCCGCCTGCGTGAGGCCGGAGACGACCAGGTCGTACAGCTCCCAGCCCGCCTCGGAGCGCGCATCCCGCAGGGTGAGCAGGAGGCCGAGCAGGGCCTCCGCGTCCGCGGCGGGCTGCGGGTCGGCCACCGCCTCCACCGCCAGCCGGACGGGGGACCGCTTGGCCCTGGTCACGGCGGCCCGGGCGGCGACGAAGGCGTCGCCGCTGGCCTCCCTGGTCTGCTCGGGCAGCGGCGTGCGGACCGCGCCCAGGCCCAGCCCGACGCTCCACTCCCGCGTGCGGGTGAGGGCGAGCACGAGCTCCAGCGCGGTCTCCGCGTCGGCCGTGAGCGCCTGCAACTCGTCGCCGGCGTTGCGGTCGACGGGGAGGCGGAGGCGCTCGCCGAAGCGCCCCTGCAGCTGCTCGAGCGCGGGACCGGCGAGGTCGGGCCCGGAGCGGCTGCCGATCTGGTCGGCGGTGACGACGAACATGAAGTCCTCCCATCAGGGCTGCTGGCCTGATCCATACGATATCAGGTCTGCAGTCCTGATGAAAGTCTGATCAGGCGTACAGCCCTGATCCGTGTCCGAGGAGTGCCGGAGCGCCGCTGATAATCTGTGGGAATGTCCGACTCCTCCCTCCTCGACGCCCAGGCCAACGACCCGACGTTCGACGACGTGTGGGACGAGCTCCGCTGGCGCGGACTCGTGCACGTCTCGACCGACGAGTCCGCGCTCAAAGAGCTGCTCGCGGGGGAGCCGGTCACCTATTACTGCGGGTTCGACCCGACCGCGCCCAGCCTCCACCTCGGCAACCTGGTGCAGCTGCTCACCATGCGCCGCCTCCAGCTCGCCGGCCACAAGCCGCTCGGGCTCGTCGGCGGCTCGACCGGACTGATCGGCGACCCGCGCCCGACCGCGGAGCGCACGCTCAACACGCGCGAGACGGTCGCGGAGTGGGTGCGCTCGCTGCAGGGCCAGGTCTCGCAGTTCCTCAGCTTCGAGGGCGACAACGCGGCGCGCCTGGTCAACAACCTCGACTGGACGGCCCCGATGTCGGCCATCGACTTCCTGCGCGAGATCGGCAAGCACTTCCGGGTCGGCACCATGCTCAAGAAGGACGCCGTCGCCGCGCGCCTGAACTCCGACGAGGGCATCTCGTACACCGAGTTCAGCTACCAGATCCTGCAGGGCATGGACTACCTCGAGCTGTACCGCCAGTACGGCTGCGTGCTGCAGACCGGCGGCAGCGACCAGTGGGGCAACCTCACCAGCGGCACCGAGCTGATCCGCAAGGTGGAGGGCGCCCACGTCCACGCGATCGGCACCCCGCTGATCACGAACAGCGACGGCACCAAGTTCGGCAAGAGCGAGGGCAACGCCGTCTGGCTCGACGCGCGCCTGACCAGCCCGTACGCGTTCTACCAGTTCTGGGTCAACACCGACGACGCCGACGTGATCCCGCGGCTCAAGGTCTTCACGTTCCTCACCCGCGACGAGATCGCCGCGTACGAGCGCGCGGTCGCCGAGGAGCCGTTCCGCCGGGAGGCCCAGCTGCGGCTCGCGCGCGAGGTCACCACCCTGGTGCACGGCGCCGGGGCGACCGAGGCCGCCATCTCGGCCTCGCAGGCGCTGTTCGGGCAGGGCGACCTCGCCGGGCAGGACCGCGCGACGCTCGAGTCCGCGCTGCGCGAGCTGCCGAACACCACGACGGCACCGGCGACGACCATCGCGCAGGCGCTGGTCGACACCGCGCTGACCAAGAGCCTGGGGGAGGCGCGGCGGGCCGTGCAGCAGGGCGGCGTCTACGTCAACAACGCGAAGGCGGAGGACGCCGACGCCCCGGTCGGCGACCAGCTCCTGCCCGGCGGCATGGTGGTGCTGCGCCGCGGCAAGAAGACGCTCGCCGGCGTGTTCGTGGAGTGAGGGCAGGCAGGCCGCCTCACCGCACGCGGTCGGCCAGCCAGTCGTCGAGCGCCCGGTAGCGCTCGCGCACGAACTCCTCCAGCCGCTCGGCGACCTGCGCGTCCTCGGGGAACCGTCCCCGGGCACGCAGGTCGTCGAGCGCGCGGGTCAGCCCCGCGGCATCGTCGACGAGCGTGAGCAGCCCGCCGGCGTGCGGGAGCAGCTCCTCCGTCGCGGGCGTCCGCAGCGTCACCACCGGGCGCCCGGCCGCGAGACCCTGCCACACCTTGTTCGCGACGACCCCGCGCGCCTTGGGGGAGTCGCCGAAGATGCCCAGCACCACGTCGGCGTCCTCCATCCGCTCCACCAGCTCCCGGTGGCTGACCGGGGGGTGGATCGTGCAGCGGTCGCCGATGCCGAGCGCGTCGATGCGGGCCTGCACGACTTCCCGCGGTCCGGAGAGCACGAGGTCGAGGCGGACGCGCGGATCGGCAGCGGCCACCGCCTCCAGCGCCAGGGGCAGACCGTGCAGCGGGATGTTGCCGCCGGAGTACAGCACCCGCAGCGTGCCGTCGGCGGCCCGCGGCGGGTGGGGTGCGATCCAGCGCGGCGCGCCGACCGGGAGCCCGATCACCGGGGTCCGCCTGCCGTGATGCTCGCGCAGCGCCTCCGCACGCGCCTCCGTGTCGATCAGATAGAGATCGGCTGCGCGGACCGACGCCCGGTCGACGAGCCGCAGCAGAAGGGCCCGCAGCGAGCGCGGGGAGGCGTAGCCCCAGTCCTCGATGGCGGTCTCGTGCTTGCCGACGAAGCCGTCGACGATCAGCGGGATGCCGCGCAGCCGGGCGATCACGCGAGCCGCGGGCGCCGACGGCAGCGAGAACTCGGACAGCACGGCGACGCGCGCGCCGCGGGTGTCCCGCAGCATGGCGAACAGGTCGGCCAGGAGGCGCAGCGGCTTCGGGCCGCGCTGCGCGCGCGGCGAGACCCGCACCTCCATCCCGAGCAGGCGCAGGTGCTCGCGCAGCCGGGCGTTGCGCGGATAGCCGATGTCGTGGACGCGCAGCTGCACGGCGACGGGCTTGGCGGGGCCTTCGCCGGTCATGCGCGCGCCTCGATCCCGCGTGCGCGCAGCTCCATCCGGTGCAGCCGCTCGATCAGCGGGCGGCGCTCGTCCGGCGCCAGGCGCAGGGCGAGGTCGCGGAAGCGCTCGATGTCCTCGAGCACACCCGCCGGAGCCTCCCCGAGCGGGAAGCCGTCGCGCCGCCAGGCGAACCAGCGCGGCACGAAGCCGAGCGCCTGCCAGGCGACGACGCCGAACACCTCCTCCACCCGGGAGTCGGCCGAGCGCGCCTCCCACCAGTCCGGTTGCGCGGTGGTCTGTGCGGCGTACCGGCGGTAGACCAGCCGCGGGATGCGCAGCCGCTCCAGCTGGTAGCCGGCCGCGGCCGCGCGCAGGTACAGGTCGAAGTCCTCGCTCGCGACCGTGCGGTAGCCTCCGAGCGCGTGGACGGCGCCGGTGCGCGCGACCATCGTCGGGTGCATGAAGGGGTTGGTGAGCAGCAGCAGGAGGGGCGCGGTCGCCGTCGAGACGGGATGCGGGAACTGCGGGCGCACCCTGGCCGTCCCCTCCCACCACTGCACCCCTGTCGTGAAGCTGAAGTCGATCCCGGCGCTGATCCGGCCGAGCTGGGCCCGGAACCGCCCGGGGAGGCTGATGTCGTCGGCGTCCATCCGGGAGACGAGCGGCGTCTCCACCTGATCGAGGAGCACGTTGCCCGAGGCGGCCGTGCCGAGCCAGCGGTCGTCGGCCAGCACGCGCACCCGCGGGTCCGCGACCGCGCGCACGGCCGCCAGCGTGCCGTCGGTCGACCCGTCGGACCGCACGATCATGCGTCCGTCGGCGGGCAGGGCGCTCAGCACGCTGCGCATGGCGAGGCCGACGGTGCGCTCGGCGTCGCGGGCCGAGACGAGGACGGTGATGGCGGGGGAGGGCATGGCTGATCCGTTCGAGAGGGTTTCAGGAGGCGCGGCGGGTTGCGCGGCGTGCGGCGCCGCGTGCGGTGCGCAGAAGGTCCAGCCCGTGGAGGGCCGTCCGCAGCAGCGGGGGAAGGGCGGGCGGGCACGCGCGCAGCAGGAGCACGACGGCGCCGAGCGCGGGGGAGCGACGGAGGAGCCGCGCGAGGCGGACCTCCCGCGCCCGTCTCGCGGCGACCGCGACCGCCTCGCGCACCGCCGCTCGTCCGGCGCGCCAGCGCACCGCGGTCTTGACCGCCGCGAGGCAGAGGAACCGCGCCGTGAACGCGTCCCGCGCGTCCGCCGACGCGTGACGACCGGCGCTGGCGAGGACGAGGTCGTGGGCGCGCTCCAGCGCCGAGGCGTCCGGCGTGCGGCGCGTGATCGACCCGGGCGTCCGCACGTAGGTGTACACGGTGTCGGGGAGGAGGCGGACCGTCTCCGCCGCAGCGAGCGCCGTCGCGACGCCGACGATGTCGCTCTGCGCGGGCAGGGCGGGGAAGGGGGCGGCGCCGAGGGCCTCCCGGCGGAACAGCTTCGACCACAGGAATCCGTGGAACGCGCCCTCGACGAGCATCGCCGATGCGCGGGCGCCGTCGACCTCGGTGGGGCCGTCGACGCGCGCCCCGTCGACCCGGCGGCGCTCGCCGGCGCCGGGGCCCCAGCGGTAGTCGGCGCCGGCCACGACGACGTCCGCTCCTGCGGCGGCCCCGCGCAGCGTCATGAGGTCGCCGGCGGTCCACTCGTCGTCGTGGTCCACGAACCACACGTGCTCGCCGCGCGCCCATGCGAGCGCCTCGTTGCGGCGGGCGGCGACGCCGGCGGACTCCGGATGCCGGACGAGCGTCACGTCGACGCGTCGGGGCAGCAGCCGGGCGAGGGCCTCGCCGGTGCCGTCGGTCGATCCGTCGTCCACGACCACGACGTCGACACGGCGCAGCGCGGCGACGGCCGCGACGCGGGCGGCGACAGCAGGGACCGCGTCGAGCGCGTCGCGGACGCACAGGACGACGGAGGCGGAGGGCGGCGGAGATGAAGGAGTCATGACTGAAATGCAATACGCACT
The sequence above is a segment of the Leifsonia williamsii genome. Coding sequences within it:
- a CDS encoding acetylornithine transaminase, with product MTEVTQGQWKGRFGSAMMRTLATPQLMLERGEGCRVWDVDGNEYLDFLAGIAVNSLGHAHPALVEAVSRQVGTLAHVSNYFSTRPQLELAERLRQITGAGEQGRVLFGNSGAEANEAAFKLARLNRGRSGRRTRVLALHNAFHGRTMGSLALTGKPPMREAFEPLPGGVEHIDSTIEALEAAIDDRVAALFVEPIKGEAGVLELPDGFLQRARELTEQHGALLILDEIQTGVGRTGRWFAYQHAGILPDAVTVAKGIAGGVPIGALVTFGRASELFTQGQHGSTFGGNPLATAAGNAVLAEIEGADLVGNAARRGEELRAIIRSFDHPLIGDVRGAGLLIGIGLTDGEAHRLSAAALAQGLIINAPNESSIRLAPPLIVGDAELAEFREKFGRALAAL
- the argF gene encoding ornithine carbamoyltransferase, yielding MTRHFLRDDDLSPAEQAEVLQLAAALKRDRFSAKPLAGPQTVAVIFDKTSTRTRVSFAVGIADLGGSPLIIQSGESQLGGKESLADTARVLERMVSAIVWRTYAQAGLEEMAAGTRVPVINALSDDFHPCQILADLQTVQEHKGELAGLTMSYFGDGANNMAHSYLLGGATAGMHVRVAAPAGYLPDPAIVADAEAIAARTGGSVFVTTDAGEAADGADVMVTDTWVSMGKEDEKAERLSVFGDYAVDAALMARADADAIFLHCLPAYRGYEVSADVIDGPQSVIWDEAENRLHAQKALLAWLLSKNEEAAA
- the argH gene encoding argininosuccinate lyase; translated protein: MTDETTENGAGENGAGGGKTGEGSLWGARFAGGPSPELAALSKSTHFDWALAPYDIAGSRAHAKALAAAGYLTDDELAGMLEALDRLDADVASGAFVAAETDEDVHGALERGLIERAGADLGGKLRAGRSRNDQIATLIRLYLRDHAGVIAERLIALVDAIASQADAHPAAILPGRTHLQHAQPVLLAHHLLAHCWPLVRDLERLADWDRRANVSPYGAGALAGSTLGLDPALVARELGFAHSSENSIDGTAARDVVAEFAFIAAQIGIDVSRFAEEVILWNTREFGFVTLDDAYSTGSSIMPQKKNPDIAELARGKAGRLIGNLTGLLTTLKGLPLAYNRDLQEDKEPVFDSVTTLEVVLPAFAGMVATMRFHTERMAELAPQGFSLATDVAEWLVKQHVPFRVAHELTGSLVRVAEENGLELHEVSDEQLAAISPVLTPEVRSVLTVEGSVASRAGVGGTAPERVAEQLAALTERVRAVTGALTATRRDLV
- a CDS encoding DNA-3-methyladenine glycosylase, giving the protein MTLYRPDRDAFLASSIEVAPRLLGAVLRHTTDEGTVGLRITEVEAYIGDGADPGSHAFRGRTRRNAVMYGPPGYLYAYFTYGMHVCANIVCSPEGEASAVLLRAAEVVEGEELAALRRSGRTGRTVPHRDLGRGPARLVVAAGITLADDGADLFGDRFALSLPTEQAVYETGPRTGVSGAGGGTAFPWRFWLPGDPSVSPYKRHPKSHD
- a CDS encoding DNA-binding protein; translation: MFVVTADQIGSRSGPDLAGPALEQLQGRFGERLRLPVDRNAGDELQALTADAETALELVLALTRTREWSVGLGLGAVRTPLPEQTREASGDAFVAARAAVTRAKRSPVRLAVEAVADPQPAADAEALLGLLLTLRDARSEAGWELYDLVVSGLTQAEAGSRLGITPQSASDRARAAGLRVELAALPALARLLADADAAQERATAAGSEDE
- the tyrS gene encoding tyrosine--tRNA ligase, which translates into the protein MSDSSLLDAQANDPTFDDVWDELRWRGLVHVSTDESALKELLAGEPVTYYCGFDPTAPSLHLGNLVQLLTMRRLQLAGHKPLGLVGGSTGLIGDPRPTAERTLNTRETVAEWVRSLQGQVSQFLSFEGDNAARLVNNLDWTAPMSAIDFLREIGKHFRVGTMLKKDAVAARLNSDEGISYTEFSYQILQGMDYLELYRQYGCVLQTGGSDQWGNLTSGTELIRKVEGAHVHAIGTPLITNSDGTKFGKSEGNAVWLDARLTSPYAFYQFWVNTDDADVIPRLKVFTFLTRDEIAAYERAVAEEPFRREAQLRLAREVTTLVHGAGATEAAISASQALFGQGDLAGQDRATLESALRELPNTTTAPATTIAQALVDTALTKSLGEARRAVQQGGVYVNNAKAEDADAPVGDQLLPGGMVVLRRGKKTLAGVFVE
- a CDS encoding glycosyltransferase, producing the protein MTGEGPAKPVAVQLRVHDIGYPRNARLREHLRLLGMEVRVSPRAQRGPKPLRLLADLFAMLRDTRGARVAVLSEFSLPSAPAARVIARLRGIPLIVDGFVGKHETAIEDWGYASPRSLRALLLRLVDRASVRAADLYLIDTEARAEALREHHGRRTPVIGLPVGAPRWIAPHPPRAADGTLRVLYSGGNIPLHGLPLALEAVAAADPRVRLDLVLSGPREVVQARIDALGIGDRCTIHPPVSHRELVERMEDADVVLGIFGDSPKARGVVANKVWQGLAAGRPVVTLRTPATEELLPHAGGLLTLVDDAAGLTRALDDLRARGRFPEDAQVAERLEEFVRERYRALDDWLADRVR
- a CDS encoding glycosyltransferase family 2 protein; the encoded protein is MPSPAITVLVSARDAERTVGLAMRSVLSALPADGRMIVRSDGSTDGTLAAVRAVADPRVRVLADDRWLGTAASGNVLLDQVETPLVSRMDADDISLPGRFRAQLGRISAGIDFSFTTGVQWWEGTARVRPQFPHPVSTATAPLLLLLTNPFMHPTMVARTGAVHALGGYRTVASEDFDLYLRAAAAGYQLERLRIPRLVYRRYAAQTTAQPDWWEARSADSRVEEVFGVVAWQALGFVPRWFAWRRDGFPLGEAPAGVLEDIERFRDLALRLAPDERRPLIERLHRMELRARGIEARA
- a CDS encoding glycosyltransferase family 2 protein encodes the protein MTPSSPPPSASVVLCVRDALDAVPAVAARVAAVAALRRVDVVVVDDGSTDGTGEALARLLPRRVDVTLVRHPESAGVAARRNEALAWARGEHVWFVDHDDEWTAGDLMTLRGAAAGADVVVAGADYRWGPGAGERRRVDGARVDGPTEVDGARASAMLVEGAFHGFLWSKLFRREALGAAPFPALPAQSDIVGVATALAAAETVRLLPDTVYTYVRTPGSITRRTPDASALERAHDLVLASAGRHASADARDAFTARFLCLAAVKTAVRWRAGRAAVREAVAVAARRAREVRLARLLRRSPALGAVVLLLRACPPALPPLLRTALHGLDLLRTARGAARRATRRAS